From the Peromyscus leucopus breed LL Stock chromosome 8b, UCI_PerLeu_2.1, whole genome shotgun sequence genome, one window contains:
- the Pgap3 gene encoding post-GPI attachment to proteins factor 3 isoform X3, whose translation MAEQTARLLLLTAAVGLAWGSQGDREPVYRDCVLRCEERNCSGDALKHFRSLQPIYMSLAGWTCRDDCKYECMWVTVGLYLQEGHRVPQFHGKWPFSRFLFIQEPASAVASLLNGLASLVMLCRYRASVPASSPMYHTCMAFAWQGKVLGCSCEMKWRELAVASLLRKRQEKKQAETVAERWLEFRKDFPPVRQKPVRQTVLRNEKKKPFKGICLLICVPGHADTRAMA comes from the exons ATGGCCGAGCAGACGGCGCGGCTGCTGCTGCTAACCGCGGCCGTGGGGCTTGCGTGGGGCTCCCAGGGCGACCGCGAGCCGGTGTACCGCGACTGCGTGCTCCGGTGCGAGGAACGGAACTGTTCGGGGGACGCACTGAAGCACTTCCGCTCCCTCCAGCCAATCTACATGAGCCTAGCGG GCTGGACTTGTCGGGACGACTGCAAGTATGAATGCATGTGGGTCACTGTCGGCCTCTACCTTCAGGAGGGTCACAGAGTGCCTCAGTTCCATGGCAAG TGGCCCTTCTCCCGGTTCCTGTTCATCCAAGAGCCAGCTTCTGCCGTGGCCTCACTCCTCAATGGCCTAGCCAGCCTGGTGATGCTCTGCCGCTACCGCGCCTCTGTGCCAGCCTCCTCCCCCATGTACCATACCTGCATGGCCTTCGCTTGG CAGGGAAAGGTCCTCGGGTGCAGCTGTGAGATGAAATGGCGGGAACTGGCTGTAGCGTCTCTGTTGAGGAAACGGCAAGAGAAGAAACAGGCCGAAACTGTAGCAGAACGATGGCTAGAGTTCAGGAAGGACTTCCCACCTGTCAGACAAAAGCCAGTGAGACAGACAgtgttaagaaatgaaaaaaaaaaaccttttaaaggtatttgtttacttatttgtgtgcCTGGGCATGCAGATACACGCGCTATGGCTTGA